One Gadus chalcogrammus isolate NIFS_2021 chromosome 7, NIFS_Gcha_1.0, whole genome shotgun sequence genomic window, TAAGTCTACATTGTGGTCCATAGTTGAATCTGTAAACAATGGAGCAATGCTTATTgtcggtctccccccccccccttctcaacccacctcacacaaacacacacaaaaacacaccccaTAGTCCTTCCATATCTGCTCTCGTCAGTAGAAAAAGTGATGAGTATCGCAGGTATGCAATGACTTGTGGATCGGGATCCGCTCCCTTTGAATAACGTTCATGATTTGTGGACGTTAAAATAATGCAGTCGCTCAGCAGGTATGTTTGCGTCATGTTGcgttcttattttatttttccttaGCTTTATAGGAAAAGAAAAAATTGCAACAGATTTATTTGGCAGTTTTCCGTTCAAAGAGGAATTCTTTATGATTCGTAAACCGTTGCTCATAGTCATTCATCTCTCGGAGAACACGCTTGTTATAGGCTGGTTGTCTGTGTTACTTTGAGTACGTTAACTTGCGTAATCTCCGGTGTGCACTGTCGCCAGTCCCCTCATggtttcctctctcactccgcAGCCTAATGGACTCAACGGCATCCAAGGAGAAGCACAATGGAAGCCTGACCCCTTCGACACACTCACATccaacctcctctcctcttcctcctccttctcctcctcctcctcctggaccaACACTCGCTCCCTCACCAGGGGCTCCTCCCTGcgctcccccccctccgctccgGGCCACCTGTCCTCCTCCGGCACGctgccctcctccttctccgtccAGACCGCCCCGCTCTCCTCCCTGCAGGgcccccagccctcctcctccggctcctcctcgtcctgctcctcctccttctccttctgtaACGCCACGCTCCTCCTCCCGCCGCCGCCCGTCCCGTCGCGCAGCCGCTCGCAGGAGTCTCTGCGCgcctcccccctgccctcccaggGGGAGGCGGCCCCCGCCCGGCCCAGCAGCACCAACCCCTTCAGGGGCCCGCTGATGATGCAGCCGCCGCAGCATCCCCCCGTGCAGCCCCCCGCCCCTGACCTCAGACTCCAGCCCCCCACCCTTAGTGCACTCTCTCAACCCCTCATCCCCTCCCCGCCGCGGCTCCGCCTCCGTCGGCGCTTCCACCGTCGGCCCCCACGCCCGTCCCCCTGCAAAGGACCATGTCCCTGCTGGGACCCTCGCTCGCTCTTCCCCCCCCTACGCCGGCCCCCCTGTTCCCCCTGGGCCCCACCTTGCCCCTGGCCCCACCCTCCATCTCTCGTTCAGCGACGCTCCCGCCTCGCCGGCAGCCCCCCGCGTCGGGGCTGGACAAGCCCACCCAGTCCAGGTGGGTCACCTTCGACGACGGCCCTGACTTCCCCCAAGGGCCTGCGGCCCCGGGCCTCCCGCCCGCCGGCCCGCTGCCACCCCAAGCCCAGGCTCGGCTGCCCTGTCCCGGGTTTGACCCGAACCCTTCCTGGGTGTCTTCCTCCACCCCGTCCTTCccagctctccctccacccGTCCCCGGCAGGACGGCGCCCAGCGAGCCCCCCAAGCCGCCGCCCGGAGCCCTCTTCTCCCTCGACTTCTTCCAAGATTCCTAGCGTCAGGCACATGGAGCGATGTATAGATATTGGGTAAatgtttacttgtgtgtgtgtgtgtgtgtgtgtgtgtgagtgaggtatGTACAAAAGAGATGGTGTTAAAGATGAGTATCGACCAGACCTCTGAATCCGGATAAAAGAAAAGGGAAATATTTCTTGGGTGTTTATGAATGAACGGCAACACAGGAAATGTACAGGCCACAACGTCTGTTACCCCATACAAAGTTATCACAGTTATTTTTCCTTTTACATCAAAAATGATCTTATGAATGGCTCATAAGACGGTCTATTTTTATTTAGGGCAGACGTGCCCGGGTCTATATAGTTGTATAAAGTACTAAATGTTCGTATTTGCGAGACATTTGTGTGTTATGTAATCTGCGGTGCAATATCTGTCCCACAACCAACACGTGGCGTTTGCTTATTGTGAGGTCGTCACGTAAATATATAGAATTATCTAAATAGTCACAGACACACTGGTTCATATCCAACACACCAAGAGCTCCGGCAAGGGTCACAGCTAGCTATGTCATATCGGACTTCCTGGGAGTGCCCTTTTAAAGTAGAACGCTTGTGTTTTTCGCTAGCTCACTCGGTGAAAATGACGTACCTGGCTTTGCATTGGCAAGAAGATGCGTCTGTCTCCAAATGGCTAACTGTCTGGTGGCCAACTGGCTAACCGTCTATAGTGTCACTGAGCAGAAGACCCGCAGCTCCGGTACATTAAAGGTTTTGAGGAGATCGGCCGGTAACTGCATCAGTGCAGTAGCGATACTTgcaacattttattattattattttaaacatgAATGTACTTTTAAGTTGCACTGGTTAGTGACACTGCGCAGCGGCGACAAACCTGCTTCTGCAGCTGCTTGTAATCACAAAACGAATGCTCTGTGATATTATCTTCTGGGCTCAAGCTAACAAATCGCGGTTTTCGCTCTGGTCGGTTCTTCGTCGGTCTCTGGTCTGCGTACGCTTCGCTAAATttgattctattttttttttattacggtATATTAAATAGAAATGTATACATGGTAATTATTATGTATGTTTGTTCTCCCTGGGCTGATATTACTCACGTGATGTGCGTTTCTATATCTGTTACAACCTGTTATCATTTTGAATGCAAAACTGTGTGACTGACTTGCACTGACGTTCCGCTTCCGTACATTCTCATGGCCGTATtcaacgtggtggtggtggtggtggttgttgtggcaGGGTTTGAGCCCTGTGTACCGAAAGGGTCCAGGGTTTGACGCAAGGGATTGGAAGCTGCTTCCACCTCTTGTCTAGTGGTTAGGCGTAGATTACTCTGAATTTATCCAAAGCTCCATAGCCATAACTGAGTGTAGAAGGGAAGGGTGCGCCGAGATCTCTGAGATCTTGGATGACCTTCTCGGGGTCTTTTGGCATATCCTACCGGATACAAGTGAGGTGCATACCAATTCCATGCAGAATGCTACAAAAAAAGggcatttttctcttttttttgttctgttgtATTGTTTATTGCTGAAAGAATATGCATATTTttctgtttgtaaaaaaaaaaaaaatgctcttTAGATCTATTGATGATGTGTTGAGAAGTAACGTGCTGTGTTTGAGGTGTGtaatgtcattgtgtgtgtgacgtgtctgaatgtgtgtgtgcaaacagaCTTGACCTCCAAACAGTCAGTCACTGTATTCCCCTGGCAGTGGCTTGAACCATAGAGGATTGCTGTGTCCCCTACAATGGTTTGTATTGCGGCATTAGGGAATATGGAAATGTACAGTCAACgcattcagttttttttttaaactattttaTTCTTTAAAGCACCCTGCTGAGAAATTGTCCCATTGGAATGTGGAGATGTTGACCATACCTTTACTGAAAAATAGAGTTCAATAAAGTTTAACTGAAGGGAACAGTGTTAAACAACACATGCCACCGTGTTGCAGTGGGTACCTTGTGGAAAACAATGTGGTGCAGTTGCCTGCTTTAAAAGACTTGTGTTGGATTCTTAAGTCTGTTTTTGTGGTATTCTCAGCAAATGCTCTTGGCCAGCCAATTGACCCCACAGGTTAAGTTgtcatgtttgtgttgatggtggtcgctctcgctcactctctctggaGTTTTTACCTATATCTAAGGTACTGTTGCATATGAATATGAAAAATGAATAACCAAGCGGTTGTGGTTGTTTCAGATCGTCCCCACTATGTCCATATTATATTTGGCTGTACCCCCTGCATTCATAAATGCTCCCAAGAGTCCAAAGGTAATGCAGAGAATGTGATGAGAGTAACACTTTACTAATCTATATCTTGTGTATTGCAACCCAATGTTcttgatataaatataaatagatatttattggctttgcaaaataaatatctatCTGAACTGAAAACAGCTGAAGTGGGTGCGGGTCAACTGCCCATGGCTCTATATTGTTATCCCGAACACACCTTTATTCAATCCAGTCGTACCACATGTTTGCAGTAGAGACTGAAACGTCAATGATAGCTTAGTAGTGCTTCTTGTGTCCAGTCATGTTCAGATGAGATTTTATAGAAAACACATTGGTCCATTCGTTAGGTTGGTGTCCCCATTTATGCTTCTGATTCAAGTAGTAAATTACAAATCTGTGTTGTTGACCATACTCTGTATGTATTAATGGAAAAAGTAAGCTGCAGTTTATGTATCAAATATCCAAGAGTCCATATTTAAGTGAAAAGCTGACGGCACATTTATGTATAAAGCACTTTGTGTTGTATGTATGCAATAATAAATGTCAGTTGACCTGCAAGTTGTGCTCTTTTTTTCCAACGTAGAAattgttcatattttattccAAGCAAGACAATATGTATCTcaaatatgttatgtttgtgATTTATATCAGATGATCAGAAATACTTTTTCTAAATGTCCTGTAGAGGGCAGAGTTACCGCTTAGATGAGTAAAGTCACTTAAATCGTACACGAAGAAAAAGTTTACAgtagcacacacaacacattggATCGTACTGTATGGCTGGCTTGAATATAACATACTTTGATGCCCTTAATATAGAATTATGATTGTTTCATCACAGTACAGGTATGTATACGATGTCTGCGTTGTAGGTTGTATATTCGTGCGTGGAAATGTAAACAATCTGGCAAACCGAGACGAGAGATGCCGCGAGGACCCTTCTGGAAGGGGTTCGAGCGGCCGATGTTTAACGTTACTATGGTTACAGGTTTTTTCAACTATCCCCAGCACACATTCCGTAACCGCCGCTGTCTTGAACGAATTGTTGTAGCTGCTGTCGGAaacggaaagaaaaaaataaaacctgcCTAAACCTCAGAACGCCTTCTGTTGTTGTAGCTTCTAACATCAGGGATATAATATCTCGTGATGGTGCAACTACACCTGAAGCGTGGCGACGAGAGCCAGTTTCTGCTGGACACCACCGCGGACGTCTCCGTGGAGAGCCTGGTCCAGCAAGTCGCAGTCGTTTACAACGGGAGGCTCAAAGTGGAAAGGATATGCTCCGGTGAGGACTCTCACATCTCACATTTCTTTACTACATAACGCTACACATGCTGTCAAAACATGTGTCGACACGAACTGTTATACGACCTGGGATCCCGCACCTTCCAAACATTTAGCCCAGTGAGTTATCGCGATAGCATCCTCACTATTTCATTTTCGGTGAGAATTTCTGACATGTGATGTTGATTTCTTCCCTCGCAGAGATGCCAGAGCTGGCTGAGCACGGGGTCACACTCCCTCCCAACATGCAGGGCCTGACGGAGGACCAGGTGGTGGAGCTGAAGCTGAAGGATGAATGGGAAGAGAAGTGTATTCCCAGCGGTGGAGCGGTGTTTAGCAAGGATGAGATCGGGAGAAGGAACGGACATGGTCAGCCTCAAACATGTCATCCACCCCCAAATCCACATTGTCCTCTCAATGTCAACTCGACTCAGCTTTTAGAGATTATCTGTGTTGTGTTACTTGAGAAAATGACCTTTCATGCCACCAATCTCCCAGTCGGCACTCTTATGCACAACATCCCTCTACTCCTCTTCTGCAGCACCAAACGACAGGATGAAAGAAGTGCTGAAGAAAACGATGGAAGAGGCAAAGGCATTAGTCTCCAAAGTAAGAGTGACAATaaatgaaacatattttttcttaCTACACGCTCATGGGATTGGATAGTTCTCTTGCCTCACACATTTTGATCAACCTTGCAGGAACTGGCTGCTGTAAATCATCCTAAACACTCTGTTCtcgctgtctctcactctgcttGCCATCGCCCCACTAGAAACAAGCGCAGGCCGGTGTTTGCGTTACCGCTGAGATGGTGAAGGAAGCCCTGGATCAGCTGAGGGGCGCAGTCATGATCGTGTACCCCATGGGGCTTCCTCCTCACGACCCAATCAGGATGGAGCTGGAGAACAACGAAGACCTCTCAGGAATGCAGGTGAGGAGTGAACCTCTGTCCATCCGTGTGCCATGTTATCAGGCTGTTGCACTTTACCCAATAGGCCCATTGGAATTGGAAATCCTAGATCAACTAAGAACTGAGTAAAGCTCAACTCCACAGAAAGGCATAATTTTTAATTCTCATtctgccttttttctttttttttgtgtgacatCACTTTCAATGTTTTTTGGGGTGAACACGCTGTGACTTGTTTTTGCATTCTGCCTCCGTCTGCCTGTGTTTGTCTCCTCCATCTGGTCGCTCCCGCAGGCCTCTCTGCAGGTGGTCCCGGAGCAGGAGTGCCAGCTGTGGTGGGCTGCCAAGGAGCTGCACAGGGAGAAGAAACTACAGGACTACATCGGCAAAAACGAGAAGACCAAGATCGTAGTCAAAATTCAAAAGGTGGGAACTAGTCATTCTATATGTGTACAGTAAAACTATGTAATGTGTGAAACACAGCCTTGAGTTATGACCTTAAATAAATTTGATAACTGTATTGTGTCGCTGTTCCCTTCAGAGAGGCCAGGGGGCGCCAGCGAGAGAGCCTGTCGTCACAGATGACCAACAGAAGGAAATGATGATGCACTACTACAGAAGACAGGAGGAGTTGAAGGTAGGGCCAATATTCATTAGCATCAGGAAGGAAAAAGGTCAGGAGGttttaaaagctttttttaaagCCGGTAGGGGGTTATATTCTAAAATGTCATCTTGGCTGATTATGCTTCAGAAACTGGAGGATGCAGACGATGACAGCCACCTGGACTCTGATTGGTCGGACAGACAGGCCCTGAAGAGGCAATTTCAAGGCCTCAACAACATCAAATGGGGTCCGAGAAAGTAAAGAGACCTCCGAAACTTGGGACCTCCCACTTCTCTCGACCAGCCTTAACCGCTCATCAGAGCTCTCTGTGCCTTGTTTTAATCAACGTCTTCTCGGCTGAGTTCCAACAACAACAGAGTAGCCAGCCGTAATGTTGTCTTGTTGTTACAGAAGAAAACCTGGACATCCTATTGTTGTAGATTCAACTTGATGCTTAGTTTGGTATTCTGTTGGACGGTCCGTGGCGACTTACGTAGAGAGGAGATTGCAATGTTAAACAGACATGTTTGTTCTGTGTTTAAACCCTAAGCATTCTGagtgaataattattatttttttaacttgttTGTTCTTCATAGAATTTGTCACTTGTTTTATTTAAACTTCACTGAAATAAATCAAAtacaatgaaaaacaaaatacacaaaatattcCTTTCCTTGTCAAAGAAAGCCCCAACAAAAAAGCATTGTGTGCACTGTTCAATATATACCTGCTAATGGTGTTCTGATTACATTAGGCAACAAATCATTTCCTACAAACCTTTTACCCATCAAATCGCTGGAAGAAGGATGCTACACCTTTCCTCTCTTTGTCCGAGCGGTGAACCGTCCCAAGAGCCACCGAGCAGTCCTGAGACAGGATGTCGCTTCACAGCAAGGGTAGGGTCACCCCTAGTGTGTTCCAGTTCAAGGTGTGAGCCAGTCAGTCCCATCGCATGTGGTATTATCATGGAAAAATCTGGCTGAACGATTCCTCGCATTGTGGAGCTTCCAAGAAGCGTGTTTTCCGGATAGGAACCAGGAACCAGAGTTCTTTCCCGGTTTGCAAACATCATTCGCATAACCCAACCTGTACCATGAGATGACCTGCACGTTGATGCTGCTGTGCCTCTCCAGTTGTCCAGCGATGAGAACATCCACAGGTTGATAAAAATACCACATTGTGTGTTGTATTGCGTGAAGCGTCGGCTGACAACACTAGACGTCGGGGGCTCCGTTCATGTACGAGTTCATCCATATCTCCTGCAtgaccatctctctcctctccatcctctccgcCCGCTCCGCCGCCTCGCACACAAACGTCACTTCCTCCCAGTCCTTGAAGGACTTCCTGTCTTTGGTCGAGATCAAGGAACTGGATgttccatcttcctcctcttcgtcgtctACGCCATCGTTATCAGcctcgtccttctcctccactctgCGATGGTGGGCGTGGCTCCGGGCCCTGgcgaggcatctgattggcccTGGCCTGCAGCTGACACGGATGGAGACGGCCAATAGGGTGAGcagcaggcccacacacacgctgcagGTGAAGAGCAGTGCTGCCATCTCAGGGTGCTCTGGTGACGGGCAGAGGGTACAGGAAGTAGACGTTGAAGCCACGCGGAAACTACAaaactctttgtgtgtgtgtgtgtgtgtgtgtgtgtgtgtgtgtgtgtgtgtgtgtgtgtgtgtgtgtgtgtgtgtgttcacctgcaGGTTCCTATCCTGTAGGCGCTTACCTCTGATGTAGGCGTAGGTAATGAGAGAGTTGCTCATCATCGCTCCAGGGTACACGGGCAGACCGGTACCTTCTGGGACAGGGGACACCACATCCACAGGTGGAGCTTTGGAGGGGAAGAAGAATGAAGGATTATCTAGtaatataaataacaaaaataatgagATAGAACCTGGAATTAGTATAGAGGATAGAGCTTTGACATAGCGTATTAAAACAAGTAATCAATGCAGCATTTGATGTGATTCCTTCTGGATTCAATTGGGTCAAGCAAGCAACTGAAATAACTGATATTGTCTGTATTGAATGCTTTTTACTGCATAAGTGAGAACAGTAATGGTATTTTTGGTTGAAATATAAAGTCAAAGCTTTGGTATCCTCGACATTGCTTGGTGGAAACTGTAGAAACAAGAAGAGAGCAAACAAGATGAAAATGGAAAATGACCCCATGTCATGAAACCTTCATGTCATGGTATTCTCTGTATGGGCTGTATATATTGAAAGGGTAACTAAACATGCATAACGCAGTTACCATTCGCCAGATCCAGTGGAGGTAACAATGAGGCCAAGTCAGGGTCTGCAGCTCTGAGCAAGGTCTCCGGTACTGGATGTGGGGGGATCGACAGGGTCTGGGTTAGGGCACAGTTCAGACTAGGCTGCTCTGCTATACCGTGCAACCGTTCAGCTCAACCAAGCGTGGACTCACAAGAAGACTTATGCAGTCTGGTCGGGGAATTCACCCATTCACTCCACGCACCAGGTTACATTTATACTGCTCCATTGAATAATTATGTATTGTCAGCCTGGAGTCAAGTCCTGCGCTAACAATGTCCGTGTATGACCTCACTGGCATTTCAGGCCAATTACAGGAAGTTCCACCGGATGCCAGCCTCAAGCCGCACAAAGCCTAGCTCAAAGTTTATGGTTTTCCACCTActgttttctctctgtgtgatttgggagggggggggtgatacgACTGATTGCTCTGACCAGCATAAAGGAAGCCGGCGTAGGAGACACAATATTCCTGCCCCTGGGATTACGTCAAGAGATTGTGCTGTACAGATAAAAATTTGCACCTACTCTGTTTTCAATTCCCAGGCCTTTCATTCTATTATGTGACGGAAGGAGGatggtatttatttttctttctttaccgCAAGCGTAGAGGACGGTAAGTTGCTTCCTGGTATCTGGCATACAGGGGTCCCTGAAGGTGTGGTTGTCAACGGTTACGGTGCATCTCTGTTTACCGTAGCAGGACTGGGACACTGTGTGTACAGCTTCATGGTTCAAACACtctgagtagagagagagagaagagacggaCAGTCCATGAAAAGGAAACGATTGCAGCTAGGGAATGATTGACTGAGCTGATGAGTGTTAGATTTTTATAATTTCagggagaaaataaaacattaaataatgGTATACATAAAGTGGCACATGATTTCCCCATGCAGCCATCACTTttgtttattaattatttgAAATACGTTTAAATCATAAAATCTACCCATGGCTAAATCAGGTCAACTTCAGCTTCTActttacaactctcaaatcGTACTTCCTTCAGCACCTTTGACGCAACAGATAGTATTCATTATTCTATCATTATCATAAACAATTATATAACAAATACACACCATGGGCGGATGGTTCTTAAAGCCATATTGCAGTACCATGAGCGCGCCATACATTTCTCTACCAGTTGAGCTAGGCAGATCCCTAAATCACTTTCTAGGCCGAAACATCGGCTAGCTGCACACCCgataagcaggccgtcaaaaaaacaacaaaataaacaaatagtattccaaccaatcaccgtcAAGGGGTGGGTGTTATGGGGGTTCTGCGCTGcgttcatgtttgttttttctgtggATGCaagaaacacggaagggagggacGAGCgtgctctgtttgtttgggatc contains:
- the eva1c gene encoding protein eva-1 homolog C, whose protein sequence is MKTMKWIRIHGLEWSSLILLLWTTRMQGLADFSNYLSRIITSQHALACDGQPLRLHCPRHSTISVHSAFYGSGDDDARLCGSGSAEAANSSCSALTTLQKLMSVCQSQRQCSLPVTPLLFGRDPCPGTRKYLTVVYKCKPTEHKRLVVCEDERLRLRCKPPRVLTIYAAVYGGGPAPAADTCPPQLTANTTSPPQFECLNHEAVHTVSQSCYGKQRCTVTVDNHTFRDPCMPDTRKQLTVLYACVPETLLRAADPDLASLLPPLDLANAPPVDVVSPVPEGTGLPVYPGAMMSNSLITYAYIREHPEMAALLFTCSVCVGLLLTLLAVSIRVSCRPGPIRCLARARSHAHHRRVEEKDEADNDGVDDEEEEDGTSSSLISTKDRKSFKDWEEVTFVCEAAERAERMERREMVMQEIWMNSYMNGAPDV
- the cfap298 gene encoding cilia- and flagella-associated protein 298 translates to MVQLHLKRGDESQFLLDTTADVSVESLVQQVAVVYNGRLKVERICSEMPELAEHGVTLPPNMQGLTEDQVVELKLKDEWEEKCIPSGGAVFSKDEIGRRNGHAPNDRMKEVLKKTMEEAKALVSKKQAQAGVCVTAEMVKEALDQLRGAVMIVYPMGLPPHDPIRMELENNEDLSGMQASLQVVPEQECQLWWAAKELHREKKLQDYIGKNEKTKIVVKIQKRGQGAPAREPVVTDDQQKEMMMHYYRRQEELKKLEDADDDSHLDSDWSDRQALKRQFQGLNNIKWGPRK